In Pelmatolapia mariae isolate MD_Pm_ZW linkage group LG2, Pm_UMD_F_2, whole genome shotgun sequence, one DNA window encodes the following:
- the rom1b gene encoding rod outer segment membrane protein 1b has translation MLMKITFTQQRRVRLAQGLWLMSWLAVMSGAFIFCLGVYLKTELLRRAEVMDNTEIHVVPNILMMVGLVSIGTNWVATRVCQDSLDASRFPRWKLLLMVWFAVAMLLCCLLLAVVVLSYALQGRLEESLKVGLRNGIRFYKDTDVPGRCFQKETIDRLQMEFRCCGNNNFKDWFEVQWVSNRYLDFTSKDVKDRIRSNVDGRYLLDGVPFSCCNPASPRPCLQYHLTDNSAHYSYDYQAEELNLYSRGCRQALTDYYMEMMNSTGPGVLSVILIQMSVLVSLRYLQTAVEGATALEDPEGESVGYLLEKGVKETFEDVKANVLNILKFAQVDPSAAEGSPGAEDAEKPADNTTEKAASPTPSPAS, from the exons ATGCTGATGAAAATTACGTTCACCCAGCAGAGGCGAGTTCGTCTggcccagggcctgtggctgatGTCCTGGCTGGCAGTGATGAGTGGGGCCTTCATCTTTTGTCTTGGTGTTTACCTTAAGACAGAGCTGCTTCGTAGGGCCGAG GTGATGGACAACACAGAGATCCACGTGGTACCCAACATCCTGATGATGGTGGGCCTGGTCTCCATTGGCACCAACTGGGTTGCCACTCGTGTGTGTCAGGACTCCCTGGATGCGAGCCGCTTCCCCCGTTGGAAGTTGCTCCTGATGGTCTGGTTTGCCGTAGCCATGTTACTCTGTTGTCTCCTTCTTGCTGTGGTGGTGCTCAGCTATGCCCTGCAGGGACGCCTGGAGGAGTCCCTGAAG GTGGGACTGAGGAATGGGATCCGCTTCTACAAGGACACAGACGTGCCCGGCCGCTGTTTTCAAAAGGAGACCATTGATCGTCTGCAGATGGAGTTCCGCTGCTGTGGAAACAACAACTTCAAGGACTGGTTTGAGGTTCAGTGGGTCAGCAATAGATATCTGGACTTCACCTCCAAGGACGTCAAGGA TCGTATCAGGAGTAACGTGGATGGCCGTTACCTGCTGGATGGCGTTCCTTTCAGCTGCTGTAACCCGGCCTCCCCACGCCCCTGCCTGCAGTACCACCTGACAGATAACAGCGCTCACTACAGCTACGACTACCAAGCAGAGGAGCTCAACCTGTACAGCCGCGGCTGTAGGCAGGCTCTGACCGACTACTACATGGAGATGATGAATTCaactggccctggtgtgctgtcaGTCATCCTAATACAG ATGTCAGTGCTGGTGAGCCTGAGGTACTTGCAGACGGCTGTGGAGGGGGCCACGGCTCTGGAGGACCCCGAGGGTGAAAGTGTGGGTTATCTCCTGGAGAAGGGTGTGAAGGAGACCTTTGAGGATGTTAAAGCGAATGTCCTCAACATCTTGAAGTTTGCGCAGGTTGACCCCTCGGCCGCCGAAGGATCCCCCGGGGCTGAAGACGCAGAGAAGCCAGCTGATAACACCACGGAGAAGGCTGCCTCCCCTACTCCCTCCCCTGCCAGCTAA
- the si:ch211-276i12.4 gene encoding uncharacterized protein si:ch211-276i12.4: MEKYFKPVQSPAELDELKPRKIHHHRHHHLHHSQDTQSHRYSKFDDTDRNTDDSRGQPRHHQHSHYLHESPRHDGHYRRQFHHSEEDEIIYDHDTPVTLSRASSSSLSSSSSSSWYTESSANDPFTLCHAERPQHSLSCSNIPDVRIGFREDECSEPIVFATVKHSKKGKLLHESSQQRGNTGFSALDRGHSRSDEAFFQSNDSGGREQSKQNNYGPLYKSASLNRCLAFSEENILLGVSSAPKRAVSSNQLPSKGILKNKETHTDIRKTKSMEVLSPRVAKEQGPGQKGKEITQANIEQARANFLQEKLQFSAFLDEITKSVISPSYLTSLGVNNNKTPAKTSASAPTSNPVKPQLPPKKHRKAPVEETGQHPKLASRQEKAPFSSSRKHSDCSNPDKLISYAMRNHHGSPPPRHHPHSAGQSPHHGSNRKDRRPTSGDRFGRGGPHLTDETSTSPETSQSKQRHHHHHHHRKQQHSQHPHNQHFHQQSYPDSGHQEPSNSPPTSAQGAEAGVGSESSSTKSDSSRARDTASTATSHSSDQSGRHQPQHVGHSQQHRDVLCEADHLQALQEENADLHQNLLQTVVCIESLEAELQRTRDELSHVKEKYKSLLQTHTGTKQANNLLGEHLHIASESLSSERKYLLNRVSNLSSELEDAHRTIAALENINVPCLIKELLEKHFDSAEAVQKFLTTSAANSHSAPSQQTDGQPHPPKADKAANDWLTKPEAGPQRVTAFTPFKQSVPATGNECSLLGQHEPSHSLPFSVAEISTAIYKKMAASYAARPQPIYPQSQQQSSLATNHADTLLDLRQGHVASDNWAGKEELKVTLLEQDTDDVNSVSAQQILDDFMQHLQLHKEAGERKEQQSGQKCRAEVTE, encoded by the exons ATGGAGAAGTATTTTAAACCGGTTCAGAGCCCAGCTGAGCTGGATGAGCTCAAGCCACGGAAAATCCACCATCATCGCCATCATCACCTTCACCATAGCCAAGACACTCAGTCACACAG GTACTCAAAGTTTGATGACACTGACAGGAACACAGATGACAGCCGAGGGCAGCCTCGCCACCATCAGCACAGTCACTATCTCCATGAAAGCCCTCGCCACGATGGTCACTATCGCCGTCAGTTTCACCACAGTGAAGAGGATGAGATCATTTACGACCATGACACCCCTGTAACTCTCTCAAGGGCTTCCTCTTCTTCCCTctcatcctcatcctcttcctcctggtACACAGAGTCAAGCGCAAATGATCCTTTCACTCTTTGCCATGCTGAGCGCCCACAGCATTCTCTGTCCTGCTCCAATATCCCAGATGTGCGCATAGGTTTCCGGGAAGATGAATGCAGTGAGCCCATTGTCTTTGCTACCgtcaaacacagcaaaaaaggCAAGCTGCTTCATGAAAGCTCACAGCAAAGAGGGAACACTGGCTTTTCTGCTCTTGACAGAGGTCACAGTCGGAGCGATGAAGCCTTTTTTCAGAGTAATGATAGTGGTGGAAGAGAACAATCTAAGCAAAATAACTATGGGCCTTTGTATAAGTCAGCTAGTTTGAACCGATGTCTAGCTTTCAGTGAGGAAAACATTCTTTTAGGGGTCTCCAGTGCCCCCAAGAGAGCAGTATCTTCAAACCAGCTACCCAGCAAAGGGATCCTCAAGAACAAGGAGACTCATACTGACATTCGTAAGACTAAATCGATGGAGGTGTTGTCCCCAAGAGTTGCTAAAGAACAAGGTCCTGGGCAGAAGGGTAAAGAAATTACTCAAGCTAACATAGAGCAAGCCAGGGCCAATTTTCTGCAGGAGAAATTACAGTTCTCTGCGTTTCTAGATGAGATTACAAAGAGCGTTATAAGTCCATCGTATCTCACCAGCTTGggtgttaataataataaaactccTGCAAAAACATCTGCCTCAGCCCCCACATCTAACCCAGTTAAGCCTCAGCTCCcaccaaaaaaacacagaaaagcccCAGTGGAGGAGACGGGTCAGCATCCCAAACTGGCCAGCAGACAGGAGAAAGCACCTTTTAGTAGTTCTAGAAAACACTCAGACTGCTCCAATCCTGACAAACTGATTTCATATGCCATGAGGAACCACCACGGTAGCCCACCGCCTCGTCACCACCCGCACTCCGCCGGCCAAAGCCCACACCACGGAAGCAACCGTAAGGACAGGAGGCCTACATCAGGAGACAGATTTGGCAGAGGTGGCCCTCACCTCACCGATGAAACTAGCACCAGCCCTGAAACCAGTCAGTCCAAACAacgccaccaccaccaccaccaccaccgaaAACAGCAGCATAGCCAGCATCCACATAACCAGCACTTCCACCAACAGTCCTATCCAGACTCTGGTCACCAAGAACCAAGCAACTCGCCTCCAACTTCAGCCCAAGGTGCAGAGGCAGGGGTCGGATCTGAGTCTTCATCCACAAAATCAGATTCATCCAGGGCCAGGGACACAGCCTCCACAGCTACCAGCCACAGCTCAGATCAGAGTGGTCGACACCAGCCACAACATGTTGGGCACTCTCAGCAGCACAGG GATGTGCTGTGTGAGGCTGACCATCTTCA GGCACTGCAGGAGGAGAATGCCGATCTCCACCAGAACTTGCTGCAGACAGTGGTTTGCATTGAGAGCCTGGAGGCAGAGCTGCAGAGGACCAGAGACGAGCTCAGTCATGTCAAGGAGAAATACAAAAG CCTTCTGCAAACACATACTGGGACCAAGCAGGCCAATAACTTGCTGGGGGAGCACCTGCACATAGCG TCCGAGAGCCTGAGCAGTGAAAGGAAGTACTTGCTTAATCGTGTGTCCAACCTGAGCTCAGAGCTGGAAGACGCCCACAGGACCATTGCAGCCCTGGAGAACATTAAT gTGCCATGCTTGATAAAGGAACTACTGGAGAAGCATTTTGATTCAGCTGAGGCTGTACAGAAGTTTCTCACAACCTCTGCTGCAAACAGCCATTCTGCCCCCTCTCAGCAAACAGATGGCCAGCCCCACCCTCCTAAAGCAGACAAAGCAGCAAATGATTGGCTGACAAAACCAGAGGCAGGTCCACAGAGGGTCACAGCTTTCACACCCTTTAAACAGAGTGTACCAGCAACAGGAAATGAATGCAGCCTCTTGGGTCAGCATGAGCCGAGCCACAGCCTGCCTTTCTCTGTGGCTGAAATCAGCACTGCTATCTATAAGAAAATGGCTGCCAGTTATGCTGCCAGGCCACAGCCTATCTACCCCCAAAGCCAACAGCAGTCCTCTTTGGCCACTAATCATGCTGACACCCTTCTAGACCTCAGGCAGGGCCATGTAGCTAGTGATAACTGGGCCGGGAAGGAAGAGTTAAAGGTAACTCTTTTGGAGCAGGACACTGATGATGTGAACTCTGTGTCAGCCCAGCAGATCCTGGATGATTTCATGCAGCACCTGCAGTTACACAAGGAGGCTGGTGAAAGGAAGGAGCAACAGAGTGGGCAGAAGTGTAGGGCAGAAGTAACAGAGTGA